The Kosakonia sp. SMBL-WEM22 sequence ATTATATTTGCGCCCTGCAGGCATACTCCTTGAACGCAACGGCCATTAAAAGGCAGAGTTCGAGACCGGATGTGGCGGGACTAAGATAATGCTTGCATCTTTATTTTTTGGTGTCAGAGACAATAACCCAAAACTGACATCCATAGGTTGTTATAAGCATTTATGCTTTTACTCTGTTCATCAAAAAAAATAGTACCGGAAGGTGCCCGAGTGCTGCCTCCCCCTGTCGCCTGAGGACCCACCCCAAACGATGTCAACACTACCGCCAGACGCTCTGTCTGGCAGACGATAGGGGCCAGGATGATACCAAAAGCTTTACGCCTGCTTGCCGTGGACGTTAACACGCCCTGGCGGCTGGAAGCGGTTTCATATAGGGCTCTGACAGTAGGTTTCACTCACCAAGTACAGGACAATCAAACGTGAGAAGGCTCCTTCAAATCAACCCGGTTATATATTACCAGCCAGATATAAATAGATGGGTTTCATCGAACCTCTTTCTCCATTCTCACAAAGGCAAAAAGCTAATGTATTGTTAACAAAGTAAACGGCTGGGAACAAACCATCCTCTCGATTCTCAAGGTATTTAATAAAATCTATTAGGGTAGCGTCAAAAAATACAAACCTCTTTACCTTTGCACTCTGCAAATATATATCCAGAAACGTTTTCCTGTAGATTTAAATCACAAACGGTAATTACTCCCTGCGGACAGGAGTATTGGCTCCATAAGGGACCATGAGAAGTCATATCTTTTTTTATATACGGCAGCCTAAAATTATCCATGATATCCTTTCTGATTTTCCGCCCCTTCTCCTGTTCTATTGCCGGACCCAAAAAATCTTTGAGTGTAGAAATTTGCGTTCTCATTGAACAATCCTATACGTTTTAGAATCAATTTCCGCTTGCACTGTGTTTCGTCCTTCAGCAATACCATTCCGTGCGCTGAAATACCTTATCAACCGGAACCGCAAATTGTAACGGTCTTTATAGCTGATAATCACTGTTAATGGCTTTTAAGCTCTATCCCTTCACAACCCGGGCCAGATGCTCGATTTATCGCTTTTTAAGGCATTACCTTGCGTTGGTACTTATAGATTGTGATTATTGTTGCATATACTCTTTTAGCATTCCCACTTGCAGTTTTATTTTTTCAACCGACTCTTTTCATGCTTTTGTATCCATTCTCGTAAAGTGAAATATAGAAATTATCACAGGCCATCATTATACGCAGTTGCGTTAATATTATTCAAAAATGTACATCTGCCTGCATATATTCACCTTTGTAAGCCTCAAGTTAAATAAATTTCAGTAATGAATTACGCATCCATTTTCAGTTAGCATATTTATAAAAACATCATAATAGTCTGTATCTGCTGGGCTAATACTTTTCAAAAAATGCGCAGTTTGCTCAACATCTTTTAACGTTACACTGACATTATTAATCACCAATCCAGAGAGGCAATCATAAAAACTATCAAACCCTTTTCCCATATAGCCTCTAAATCCGAAAAATGACTCACCAAGCATACAGAAAAAATCTTCATAACAATAAACATCCTTTATGGATAAAGTCGCCTCAATGATGCCATTGCCCGAAGGAGGAAAAACGCCCTGCCAGTAAAGACATGAATTAAGCCATAACTCTTTTATTTCTTTTGCTCTGGTCTTCTTCCAGTTTAGGATTTCATGTTCCCGGACCCAACTATTTAAGACCATGATAAGAGGTAAATCTGGTATTTCAATTACTCTAATAACCAAGTTAATATTTTGCCTATTATTATCTTGTGTAAGCTCACTCAACAAATCACCTTCGAACTCGTACACACATATGTCATTAATAAAGTACCCTATCGAAATTGAATCTCCTTTTCTTGCATCAAACCCATCTTCCCAGAAGGAAGAAATATCACTTAATCTGATCAAAATAAAATTATCACCCGCCCCTTCTAAGCAAGAGGCCATCACAGACGAGGCCTGTAATGAAAGCTCGTTGTTAATATAAATATTATATTTGTCATTCATCATTAATAATCTCTTTAGTTACTTTATACCCTTGATAATTCACTGTTCCCAGGGCATCAGGAGTGCATCTGTTTATAGTAACTCTTATTCATCACGTACCATAGACTCGCCCTGGCAGCATGATCTTGTGCCATCGCGCCTGAACTTGTCTGCAAGTCGAGTGGTTGTCAGATGGGGTAAGGCAGAAGCTGCCGGAATCTTCTCAGCAGTCCAAAGGGGATGCATTGTGCTGATGGTGACTGCAACGAGGTACGGGAGCTGTTCAATCAGCTTTATCAACGAAACAGATGGTTCAAGGTATTAAGAACTTGCCGTTTAGCGTACTGACCCAGAGTTGCACAATAAAAAAGCCGCCACGATTTATGCCTTATTCGGCTATTGCTTGAATATCGAAAATAACTTCCAGACCCTTTTCTATTTCAGTAGCTTCGCTTCTATCGACTTTTATGTTGATTGTTTTTTGATTTATCCCGATAAATAATGCTTTCATCAATAAGGGCTAATGAAAATATATCATTGCCAATTATATATTTTTTCAGTATTAAGCCCAAAGATCTGAGCATCTGCTTCTATATAAAAAAGTGAGGCGCTCTTCTATTTATCGCGACACAACACCGGGTGTGAGGAATGACTTTATCATAATAAAAAAGACCTTAACAAGAAAAAGTCATCACCGTTATCGTCATTGCCAATGTCAATGTCAATTCTGACAGGCATATACACTTCATTCATCTCATCTTATACCTTTTAAATGCTTTATCTCATTTACGAACAGGAATCAAAACGTCAATTTGAAACCTATAAGTAAGGTCAGTAAATTTTCATAAAAAATAAAAATCGCCTGTCTCCAAATTCTTAGCCATATTTCAATGCTATGTTTACAGTAGTCACATACAGGCAGACCTTCAATAGTAAAAAGATTATACCAAAATCTCTGGGCGCACGTTCTGTCCGATTTGAGCCAGTAGATATTTACTATCTTATTGTTGTTTTTTTATAAAGAGGTAAAATATTCAGTGAAATGTCCACCTTTTATCGATACGAATAGATCGTGCCCTATAATTACATAACCGACCTTATCCTTTCTTCCGTCTATAGCCTCATAAAAACCGGGAGTTATAGTGGAACTTTCCTCATAAAAAGATAAACCTGATGAGTTATCAGAGAAATAGAAATCACTAACAGAACGAAAATTAATATGCACAATCCTATACCCGGCATTATTATAATCTTCATCAGGAATATCATCCTGAGAAACCAAGTTATTTTTGGACACATATTCATTTAAGTCTTTATTTCTAGCGTCTTCACCCATGAACACCATAAAGTAAACCTCTAACCCATCATCATCATACTTGAAAAATGGCTCAGTAACGCTTTCCATCTTCCAGGATGATTTTACCATCTTAAGAGTATTTTTCATTTTACCAGCCTTATAATATCTCAAATGCTGCTATATTCTGCCCAGGTAGTTGGAATAGAAGATCCCGGCATAATATACACATCCCCCCGAGATCGTATTGGCCTTGTACTAAGCGTTCTAATAAAGTAGTGGTAAGGGGGACTTCATGTAAAATTGTTAGCCTCTCATCCACAGTAGAAAGTACAGCCAGCTTTCTATGACTTTCAGCTACTTCCTGAACTTTTTCTGAAGAGATAACGTGGCGAGCGTGCTTATCATACCGGCTGACCAGGAGGAATGTATAAAGCCGTTAGAAGCGCGAGATGTTGCGGATAGCGCGCCTTAACGCGTTTAAGTTGAACCGTTCCCATGACCTTTTTCTTCCTGGTGCCTGACCCTATTTAAGTGTTTTTGTGCATATTGGCGGATTAACTTATTATCAGCGTTAGCTAATAATTCCATTTTTTCAATAGCATTTTGATCTTGTATTTTCTCTAGCGCCCTTATGCATTTATTCGCCAGTACGAAATCCTCGTCATAATCCCTGTAATCAAGATTGAGCAACGCAGCTTCATAGAGATGGTTCACGCTGGAAGGCTGCTTATAATACGCTAACAATCTTACGACCTCTTCATGTTTCTGATGCCAGGGATCAGTCACAAGCTGATTTAATATGTCGACATCGTAGTAACAATAATTCACTACTGCGCTGAGGTAAAGAAGAAGGTCAACCAGCTCTGCATCTTCGGCTTCTCGCGCAATGGTTAACTCTTTGCATAGGTCTACGTTTCCAGAGCAATCACCAAACTGGCACATAAAATCAGAGATATTAAGTTGATTCATCATTAACTTTAGAATCAAACTTTTTTTGATTGCCAGCAACTCCATCACTCCGGATCCTTATATACCAAACTATGCGTTTTGAGGTTGTGATCTTTTATATATTTGCTTTCCCACTCATCGTAACCGTCAGGTACAGCATAACTAAAGCCCTTTTCAAAATACCGTTCACCATGAGCAGTAATCATAGCCCAATAATATTCCTCTTCATGTCCCAGTAAACAAGCTGCAAGGTAATTTTTGGGTGGCGCGGTAAGCATAGGCGTGCTATTAATTATAGACTTCGCCTCAGCTTCTGATATTTTACCATAAGCGATAATTATCCCTTTGATAAGACAAACAAAAGTGTAGAAATTAACTATTACGGATTCGCCTGGATTATCTTCATTTATGAAAAGCAAACCATCTCTCAAAAGTTCCTTGTCCATTTTATATACCTCTTTTTTAATTAGCAAAGATGATACGCAATGCCTTTCTAAAACACCCCGTAAGACATATATTCAAAATATCGAACCCATCTTTTATTTCTACAGCATGTCTTATCTTTTACTTATCTTGCCGGAAAATATTCTTCAATATATTACATGAGAAACGTTCCATTGGCACCTAACAGCAAAAATGATGAATCTGAGCAAAAAAAATCATTAATCAAGGCATTACAGAAGTACTCACCATCTGGATGGGAGATTTGGTCATTTAGTTGCACTATCAGAATATTTTCGAATAATCCCTTCAGCGCACCTATATCCGCTGGATATCTTGTATCTTAAGCCCCTGTGCGATTTTTGTGCCGCCCTAATATGTCGCCTCTTCTGAGTTTTTTAAATTATCTATGTAATATCTCCAGATGAGTAACAAAGCCTTCTATTTCTCCATCACATAGTTATATGTAGACCTCCCCATCATTAATAACACTGCCTATTAATAATCTTATCTAACAAAATAACTTTGTATACGAATTTTTTTGAAAAATTAACATCCTGTTAATTTCATGCCAGATGCTCTCTAGAGACTGATAAAAAAAATATAAAATCCAAAATGTACATTAACTTTTATTGAAGCGTCAAATCGCAATGTTCTTTAATGATTTCAATTATATCCCCTGAAGATAGCTTATATATCTCATTAGGAATGGTGTTATCTATAGCCTTAAAGGAAATTGAACTATCCTTCCAGATCACCCTCAAATTCTCAGTGTGTTTTTTTACTCCAATAAGGCAGTCCTCAAACGCATCGAGATTACTACCCATATAACCAAGCGTATTAAAAAAAGAATACCCGAATTCACAATAAAATGAGTAATAATCATGAATATACTTACCTTCTATTACTATGCAATCCTTTTCAATTTTGTTTCTTATGCCATTAGCGATGTAACATGCAGATATATATATCCTTTTGCTATTTCTTACCATATCTAACCAGATACGTTTGTCGTCTTTATTAATTACTTTCAATAAAGAGAGCGCACCGAACTCATACATGCTATTCATTACAACTAAATCTAAGTAAAATACGCCATCTCCTTTTATGACTTTATTTATAGTAAAGTCAAAGTCGAGCCGACTATCAAACCCTGAGAACTTCAGTGAGTACTCCTCAACGCCAGGCGATAACACTATATTTTCATTAGATAATCCCACCATAGCAAAGAGATATGAACTCCCAGCATGTGTAAAATCCTGACATTCTATAAGCTCTTTGCATTTAAATAATAAACCCTCTGACTCACTATAAATACTATACGGATAGTTCATCCCCCCTCCTTATCAAAAAAATCAAACATCGCCGATAATGATATAAAAAACAGGTTAATCAAGATTAGAACTACATCCTACTCTTGCTTTACTGCTTTAATGTTAATTGCTCATATCATTACTACCTCTAATGACCTCCTGTTCTTTAGCTTCTTTCCTACCTGCATGCTACCTCATATTTGAAGTATTTATGTCTTCCATGCCCACCATCAAGAGACATACCACCATAATTTTTATAGCAAATGAAGATCTTTATCCTTTTCGATAATGTGATTTTGATTACACCAGAAAAAATTCACACCTTCAAATGACTTATGAATTATGCAATTGACGTTTTACCCATAAGACCCCAGCCCAGAAATTAGATGAATCAGATATAAAATTGACAATCTCTTTGCCATTTGAAAAATAAGTTACAGGACAATACTCATCACCACTTAATGGTTTAAAACTCGTCAAAACATCACACTGTAACTGTAGAGAAAGCACTTGGGAAATAAAATCAATGTATGCAGGAAAATAATTACTTTCAACAGAAGTGGCTGATGTGCCAAAGTCAACTTCATAGATAAAAAACACATTGCTTAATATTTCAATATATTTTGAATTTTCATCGGGGCTTATGCTACTTGCCTCAATACGCTTTTTATATTCATTAACATCAAAATAATCATACTCCATGATA is a genomic window containing:
- a CDS encoding barstar family protein, translated to MNYPYSIYSESEGLLFKCKELIECQDFTHAGSSYLFAMVGLSNENIVLSPGVEEYSLKFSGFDSRLDFDFTINKVIKGDGVFYLDLVVMNSMYEFGALSLLKVINKDDKRIWLDMVRNSKRIYISACYIANGIRNKIEKDCIVIEGKYIHDYYSFYCEFGYSFFNTLGYMGSNLDAFEDCLIGVKKHTENLRVIWKDSSISFKAIDNTIPNEIYKLSSGDIIEIIKEHCDLTLQ
- a CDS encoding barstar family protein, which codes for MMNDKYNIYINNELSLQASSVMASCLEGAGDNFILIRLSDISSFWEDGFDARKGDSISIGYFINDICVYEFEGDLLSELTQDNNRQNINLVIRVIEIPDLPLIMVLNSWVREHEILNWKKTRAKEIKELWLNSCLYWQGVFPPSGNGIIEATLSIKDVYCYEDFFCMLGESFFGFRGYMGKGFDSFYDCLSGLVINNVSVTLKDVEQTAHFLKSISPADTDYYDVFINMLTENGCVIHY